One Edaphobacter flagellatus genomic region harbors:
- a CDS encoding MFS transporter codes for MTKHRSTLYVTSLVAGAFFMENLDGTIIATALPQMALSFHVGAVNLNIGMTAYLLTLAVFIPISGWVADRFGSRSVFSAAILTFTLASLFCGLSHTLTQFTLMRILQGIGGAMMVPVGRLIVLRNTPKDQLAQAIAYISWPGLTALVLGPAIGGFITTYWSWHWIFFLNLPLGIAALILTQLWIENVRTEEIHSFDWITFALGGAASSGAVYAMEKLGGEGVHWQNPVSILVLSLLSGAAAIVCARRRPATSFIDLESMKLKSYSLSIYGASLFRISVSVLPFLLPLMFQISFGLSAFRSGLYLLALFAGDLSMKSIVIQLLRRYGFRKLLIVNGLITTASMALCAALSPSTPPALIVAILFSHGACRSLEFTCMTTLAYSEISPSRMSRANGFLSAIMQLSMGMGVAVGAITLRMVAHAHGHSAAAPQLRDFRIAILVIALLSLGPVFDALGLSHDAGATTSGHRQPEMEVNPV; via the coding sequence ATGACGAAGCATCGCTCCACGCTCTATGTCACCTCCCTCGTTGCGGGGGCATTCTTCATGGAGAACCTGGACGGTACGATTATCGCCACGGCACTGCCGCAGATGGCCCTCAGCTTTCACGTAGGCGCCGTCAACCTGAATATTGGTATGACCGCTTATCTGCTGACACTTGCCGTATTTATCCCCATCAGCGGCTGGGTGGCCGACCGCTTCGGCTCGCGCTCAGTTTTCTCTGCGGCGATCCTTACCTTTACGCTTGCCTCCCTCTTCTGCGGTCTCTCGCACACGCTCACCCAGTTCACGCTCATGCGCATTCTCCAGGGCATCGGCGGAGCCATGATGGTTCCGGTCGGCCGTCTGATCGTCCTGCGCAATACACCGAAGGACCAGCTGGCGCAGGCCATCGCCTACATCTCCTGGCCGGGCCTGACCGCGCTCGTCCTCGGCCCTGCCATCGGCGGCTTCATCACCACCTACTGGAGCTGGCACTGGATCTTCTTCCTGAATCTCCCCCTGGGAATCGCGGCGCTCATCCTGACACAGCTCTGGATCGAAAACGTCCGCACCGAGGAGATACACTCCTTCGACTGGATCACCTTCGCGCTCGGCGGGGCAGCCTCTTCAGGCGCGGTCTATGCCATGGAGAAGCTCGGTGGAGAAGGCGTGCACTGGCAAAATCCGGTCTCCATCCTCGTGCTCAGTCTGCTCAGCGGAGCAGCGGCCATCGTCTGCGCTCGTCGCAGGCCAGCGACCTCCTTCATCGATCTCGAATCGATGAAGCTGAAGAGCTACTCTCTCTCCATCTACGGAGCCAGCCTCTTCCGCATCTCCGTCTCCGTGCTTCCCTTCCTGCTGCCGCTCATGTTCCAGATCTCTTTCGGCCTCAGCGCCTTTCGATCGGGACTCTATCTGCTTGCACTCTTCGCCGGCGATCTCAGCATGAAGTCCATCGTCATCCAGCTGCTCCGGCGCTACGGTTTCCGTAAGTTGCTTATCGTCAATGGCCTCATCACTACGGCATCGATGGCCCTCTGCGCGGCACTTAGTCCGTCAACGCCCCCGGCTCTGATCGTCGCCATACTGTTCTCTCACGGGGCATGCCGTTCGCTTGAATTCACCTGCATGACCACGCTTGCCTACTCCGAGATTTCCCCCAGCCGCATGAGCCGGGCCAACGGCTTCCTCAGCGCCATCATGCAGCTCAGCATGGGCATGGGAGTCGCCGTCGGCGCCATCACGCTCCGCATGGTCGCCCACGCACATGGCCACTCTGCTGCGGCACCCCAGCTACGCGACTTCCGCATCGCCATTCTCGTGATTGCTCTGCTGTCGCTCGGTCCGGTCTTCGATGCCCTCGGCCTCTCCCACGATGCAGGAGCAACCACAAGCGGTCATCGCCAGCCCGAAATGGAAGTCAACCCGGTTTAA
- a CDS encoding MFS transporter — protein MSDERRTRIRFFLAFWLFVLSGVAFLDRTNLSIAGLAISQEYGLGNQRLGWIFSAFLIGYAGFQLPAGWLAARFGPRRVLTLGVVWWGVATALTAMLPSGISHAVLLLISIRFALGAGEAVIYPAANQFVARWVPLEERGLINGLIFAGVGAGSGLTPPLLAWIIKNQGWRAAFWFSAIIGAIAGLVWWYAARDTPEEHPAVSQAELREIRDGLSYTPVGAAAPAGQQKQISWSAILHRRDLPALMIGYFSFGYIAWIFFSWFFLYMTQARGFDPKSSAFYTMFPFLAMTVFCLAGGVLSDRLTLKYGLRVGRCWLASIALLATAVFLVLGSQVASPQLAGIILACGAGSMYLSQSSFWSVSNDIAGRSSGIFSSMVNMGGQIGGAVTASLTPWIAQRFGWTTSFAVAAALSILGAICWMTVHPERPLDA, from the coding sequence ATGTCCGACGAACGCCGTACACGGATCCGATTTTTTCTCGCCTTTTGGCTCTTTGTTCTTAGCGGAGTAGCCTTTCTCGACCGCACCAATCTGTCTATTGCAGGTCTTGCCATCAGCCAGGAATACGGGCTGGGCAACCAGCGCCTGGGATGGATTTTCAGCGCCTTTCTGATCGGTTATGCGGGCTTTCAGCTGCCGGCCGGATGGCTGGCTGCGCGGTTCGGTCCACGGCGCGTGCTGACGCTGGGCGTCGTATGGTGGGGAGTCGCTACGGCCCTGACGGCTATGTTGCCCTCAGGCATTTCACACGCGGTCTTGCTGCTGATCTCCATTCGCTTTGCTCTGGGTGCGGGTGAGGCTGTGATCTATCCTGCGGCGAACCAGTTTGTGGCTCGCTGGGTGCCACTGGAGGAACGCGGCCTTATTAATGGACTGATCTTTGCAGGAGTAGGCGCGGGCAGCGGTCTGACGCCTCCGCTGCTGGCATGGATCATTAAGAATCAGGGATGGCGCGCTGCCTTCTGGTTCAGCGCCATTATTGGAGCGATTGCCGGCCTCGTATGGTGGTATGCCGCGCGGGATACTCCTGAAGAGCATCCTGCCGTCTCGCAGGCGGAGTTGCGCGAGATTCGCGATGGACTGAGCTATACGCCTGTTGGAGCTGCTGCGCCAGCCGGGCAGCAGAAACAGATCTCGTGGAGCGCCATCTTGCATCGCCGCGACCTGCCTGCACTCATGATCGGCTACTTCAGTTTCGGCTATATCGCGTGGATCTTCTTCAGCTGGTTCTTCCTGTATATGACGCAGGCGCGTGGGTTCGATCCGAAGTCGAGTGCGTTCTATACGATGTTTCCGTTCCTTGCGATGACGGTCTTCTGTCTTGCAGGTGGTGTGCTGAGTGACAGGCTGACGTTGAAGTATGGACTGCGTGTGGGGCGTTGCTGGCTTGCCTCGATCGCACTTCTGGCCACCGCGGTGTTTCTTGTGTTGGGATCGCAGGTTGCCAGCCCACAGCTTGCCGGCATTATTCTTGCGTGCGGCGCGGGCTCAATGTATCTCTCGCAGAGCTCCTTCTGGTCGGTCTCGAACGATATCGCGGGGCGTAGCTCAGGCATATTTTCGAGTATGGTCAACATGGGCGGACAGATCGGCGGTGCTGTAACGGCCTCTCTGACTCCGTGGATTGCGCAGCGTTTCGGCTGGACGACATCGTTTGCGGTGGCTGCAGCACTCTCCATTTTGGGAGCGATCTGCTGGATGACGGTGCATCCTGAGCGTCCGCTGGATGCCTGA
- a CDS encoding sensor histidine kinase, which produces MLSEKGIRVCRWALLALLLCAMSGVLFADDAAQVETHDESRFTQAGAGVRCIYRDKQGTAWIATEDGIERLTGKTLEALPSVGGVSSDIVAPFTEDGNGGMFFITSAGLFLWEKGAVRELPLQLPKDDSPVALYRDPQQRVWLGTHTGVYKLVPQPKSLFQSQPSPAYTAVLNASMHGAVTALTGDAQGNLWIGTSSDGLWRLDKDGLVRVMRSALGTGPDAASDKPTTPPAGEGQRLAFYQTWYFYVAVVIAIVGFSMLFLRRRMQLMTGHLGIILEERNRIASECHDTLMAGFAAISWQLEATAKLFRDSGSEATPAAKSCELARSMVAHCQAEARRIIWDLRDTGEVTDVLSQALSRALSASHLQAPIETTLDVEGDEVHLAPGCVHHLVCIGQEAVSNAIRHAQPSRIIVNLRYDSDALSLSIRDNGHGFLTSDRALSRRGHFGIPVMEERARKLGGTLKIQTSVGGGTEVVVKVAFNAMQQPVNQQHHVIRWIGI; this is translated from the coding sequence ATGCTGTCGGAGAAAGGAATTCGTGTTTGCCGATGGGCGCTGCTGGCTCTGTTGCTATGCGCTATGTCAGGGGTCCTCTTTGCCGATGATGCTGCGCAGGTGGAAACCCACGACGAGTCTCGTTTTACTCAGGCTGGCGCTGGGGTTCGCTGCATCTATCGCGACAAGCAGGGGACGGCTTGGATTGCGACTGAGGATGGCATTGAGCGATTGACAGGGAAGACCCTCGAAGCGCTCCCGTCTGTGGGGGGCGTCTCGAGCGACATCGTGGCTCCGTTTACAGAAGACGGCAACGGAGGCATGTTCTTCATCACCTCTGCAGGACTGTTTCTGTGGGAGAAGGGAGCTGTGCGCGAGCTTCCGTTGCAGCTTCCCAAGGACGATTCGCCGGTGGCGCTCTATCGCGATCCGCAGCAGCGTGTCTGGCTCGGCACACATACCGGTGTCTATAAGCTGGTGCCGCAGCCGAAAAGCCTTTTTCAATCGCAGCCATCGCCGGCTTACACCGCAGTTCTGAATGCGAGTATGCATGGAGCGGTGACCGCGCTGACGGGAGATGCTCAAGGAAATCTTTGGATCGGAACAAGCTCCGATGGTCTCTGGCGGCTGGATAAAGACGGCCTTGTGCGCGTGATGCGCAGTGCGCTGGGGACTGGACCAGATGCGGCTTCTGACAAGCCGACGACGCCTCCTGCTGGCGAGGGACAGCGCCTTGCGTTCTACCAGACATGGTATTTCTACGTTGCTGTTGTCATCGCGATTGTCGGTTTTTCCATGCTGTTTCTGCGCAGAAGAATGCAGCTGATGACGGGGCATCTCGGCATCATCCTGGAAGAGCGCAATCGTATTGCATCGGAGTGCCACGATACGCTGATGGCGGGCTTTGCTGCGATCTCATGGCAGCTTGAGGCGACGGCAAAACTGTTTCGCGACAGCGGATCGGAAGCAACGCCGGCGGCGAAGTCGTGCGAGCTGGCGCGCAGTATGGTGGCGCACTGCCAGGCTGAAGCGCGACGCATTATCTGGGATCTCCGCGATACGGGCGAAGTGACCGACGTGCTCTCGCAGGCGCTCTCTCGCGCATTGTCTGCGAGTCATCTTCAGGCGCCGATTGAGACGACGCTCGATGTCGAAGGCGATGAGGTTCATCTCGCGCCAGGATGTGTGCATCACCTGGTCTGCATTGGGCAGGAGGCGGTCTCCAATGCGATTCGTCACGCGCAGCCGTCGCGCATTATCGTCAATCTCCGTTATGACAGCGATGCGCTGAGCCTGTCGATTCGCGATAACGGACACGGCTTTCTTACTTCCGATCGCGCGTTATCGCGTCGCGGACATTTTGGCATTCCAGTGATGGAAGAGCGCGCACGAAAGCTCGGCGGAACACTCAAGATACAAACCTCAGTCGGTGGCGGGACGGAGGTTGTCGTGAAGGTTGCATTCAATGCAATGCAGCAGCCCGTTAACCAACAGCATCATGTGATACGGTGGATCGGAATATGA
- a CDS encoding response regulator: protein MKQIRVLLIEDHFLARVALHSVLSGHPQIQIVGEAGDGELGISMYRSLRPDVVVLDLRLPRVSGFDVIVALRKEFPTVRIVVLSNYQGSEDIYRAVRSGAMAYLTKDASGEELLSAIQSVDRGLRYLPHGALDRLAERMPAVDLTPREAEVLACITQGRSNREIAEELKIAEKTVRIHVSSLLDKMGARDRTQATIYALQRGLVHLD, encoded by the coding sequence ATGAAGCAGATTCGAGTCCTGTTGATCGAAGACCATTTTCTCGCACGCGTCGCGCTCCATTCTGTGCTCTCGGGGCACCCGCAGATTCAAATCGTCGGCGAGGCGGGCGACGGCGAACTCGGCATTTCGATGTATCGTTCGCTGCGTCCGGATGTGGTCGTACTCGATCTGCGTCTGCCGCGCGTCAGCGGCTTCGATGTGATCGTTGCATTGCGTAAGGAATTTCCTACGGTGCGCATTGTTGTGCTCTCGAACTACCAGGGCAGCGAAGATATCTACCGTGCCGTACGCAGTGGCGCGATGGCTTACCTGACGAAGGACGCCAGCGGAGAAGAACTTCTCAGTGCGATTCAAAGCGTTGACCGTGGATTGCGATACCTCCCTCACGGAGCGCTCGACCGGCTTGCCGAGCGCATGCCCGCAGTCGATCTGACTCCGCGCGAGGCCGAGGTGCTGGCCTGCATTACGCAGGGGCGCAGCAACCGCGAAATCGCGGAGGAGCTGAAGATAGCAGAGAAGACCGTACGCATTCATGTCAGCTCACTGCTGGACAAGATGGGCGCTCGCGATCGCACGCAGGCAACAATTTATGCGCTGCAACGCGGCCTCGTTCACCTGGACTGA
- a CDS encoding TonB-dependent receptor, with protein sequence MKKFICCLALLIGSVLLHAQVADNTALVGTVTDPSGSVVVGAKVVGVNRETKVVYNGTTNTEGYYSIPFVSPGTYDVTVEMTGFQKMTSTNVIVTINHAVRTDFALSVGSETSVVSVSADTPPLSTDDALLGETIDSQQVHDLPMNGRHAIDLAATASNITISGNALTGNPPGNRASGSGTRNINNSISLDGISIMNNLITTATLSPNPDALSAVQTQNGNYTAQYGDYLGVHINLVSKSGTNKFHGTVYDYIQNDAMNAKGWLQPTTGLASLKPKLRYNLFGGVLSGPVVIPFLYNGKDKTFFTGSYEGLRNNGATVTTGTVLTNKMRTGDFSELGKALYNPKTRFTQCSAPNFACPAAQYVNSIIPIDPIAAKLLPYLAAPTNSATTGNWQGNLPTQINEDSTLERLDHNINGKVSLFGRFAWQSVNNFTQAINPANTAYTTTKTRNGAAGYTHIITPKLVNDLRFGFNVVNTFILNQQAQLKQTNAGSALGIPGFTADVDSGNPGLVDMQLGGTAAAPLYQGIAQTGTNWYQDDRQLTWYDQISYTLGKHALMAGISFRKMTIGRSAANTARGQFTFDGTLNGATSGTGDAAAAFIAGTPTGYTSPFFQVKGSIGQWRDGFFIQDTWQVTQNFTLQYGLRYELPQVAYSLNGVGRIMDAGLTTLYPAIGGTTPLNAQKYPGFKFSGPSHDNISPRVGFSYRATDKIVIRGGGGIYYNANQLNSYTLSSTNYPYSAVVTPSAGFGTTPAFTLANPNVPAPVAWPGPANSPYANFAVDQNLPTARMYQWNIDIGNEIWHNGGFELQYLGSRTIHLDQSYYPNQPAPSPIAFSQSRRPNPAIGQIRLIHNDGFATYNGLTAILRQRLTRGISANLSYTWSHSMDTSDSSNDGGSAMWQGHLKLDYGNSAYDIRNRFVGTVTYELPKFEGRNIFIRQAIGGWQANAIVDLRSGTPLNITINSNLANVGGVGGSQRPNYVHESHVTCSRGTVTGPGGSQRNSCIDATAYANPTAGTFGNLHRDAINAPGVANTNFSLFKNFPIWETVAFQLRGEAFNVFNHPNPGSPNTTFGGPSFGFITGANTNFGSRVMQIAGKINF encoded by the coding sequence GTGAAAAAGTTTATTTGTTGTCTCGCGCTTTTGATCGGCTCCGTATTACTCCATGCCCAGGTTGCGGATAATACGGCGCTTGTAGGAACAGTCACCGATCCTTCGGGAAGTGTTGTTGTTGGGGCGAAGGTCGTGGGCGTCAACCGCGAAACCAAGGTGGTCTACAACGGTACAACGAACACTGAAGGCTACTATTCGATTCCGTTCGTGAGCCCTGGAACCTATGACGTCACCGTCGAGATGACCGGGTTCCAGAAGATGACGTCAACCAATGTCATCGTTACGATCAATCACGCCGTCCGTACGGACTTCGCGCTTTCGGTTGGTTCGGAGACATCCGTTGTCAGCGTCTCGGCTGATACACCTCCACTGTCGACCGATGATGCGCTCCTTGGTGAAACCATCGACTCGCAGCAGGTACACGATCTACCGATGAATGGCCGGCACGCCATCGATCTGGCGGCGACTGCGTCCAATATTACGATCAGCGGCAATGCTCTGACGGGTAATCCTCCCGGCAACCGCGCCAGCGGCTCGGGTACGCGCAACATCAACAACAGCATCTCGCTCGATGGCATTTCGATCATGAACAACCTGATCACAACGGCCACACTCTCTCCCAATCCGGATGCTCTGAGCGCCGTGCAAACCCAGAACGGAAACTATACCGCGCAGTATGGCGACTATCTGGGCGTTCACATCAACCTTGTATCGAAGAGCGGAACCAATAAGTTCCACGGCACGGTTTATGACTACATCCAGAATGATGCGATGAACGCTAAGGGTTGGCTTCAACCTACAACCGGACTCGCTTCTCTTAAGCCCAAGCTTCGTTACAACCTCTTCGGTGGCGTATTGAGCGGTCCAGTTGTTATCCCCTTCCTATACAACGGGAAGGATAAGACCTTCTTCACTGGGTCATATGAGGGTCTTCGCAACAATGGTGCGACTGTGACTACAGGGACCGTTCTCACCAACAAGATGCGTACCGGCGATTTCAGCGAACTTGGTAAAGCTCTTTACAACCCCAAGACACGCTTTACTCAGTGCTCTGCGCCAAACTTTGCATGCCCTGCGGCACAGTACGTCAATTCAATCATCCCTATCGATCCTATCGCTGCAAAGCTTCTTCCTTATTTGGCCGCTCCTACAAACTCAGCCACTACGGGAAACTGGCAAGGAAACCTTCCTACGCAGATCAATGAAGACTCAACATTGGAGCGCTTAGATCACAACATCAATGGTAAAGTATCGCTCTTTGGCCGTTTCGCATGGCAGTCGGTCAATAACTTCACCCAAGCGATCAATCCTGCAAATACCGCCTATACCACGACGAAGACTCGCAACGGAGCAGCTGGCTATACCCACATCATTACGCCAAAGCTCGTAAACGATCTGCGCTTTGGATTCAACGTGGTCAATACGTTCATCCTGAATCAGCAGGCTCAGCTTAAGCAGACGAATGCTGGCTCTGCGCTGGGTATTCCAGGCTTCACCGCCGATGTTGATAGCGGCAATCCTGGCCTGGTTGATATGCAATTAGGTGGTACTGCCGCCGCTCCTCTGTATCAAGGCATTGCCCAGACCGGAACGAACTGGTATCAGGATGACCGCCAACTTACCTGGTACGACCAGATCAGCTATACCTTGGGCAAGCACGCTCTTATGGCTGGGATCAGCTTCCGCAAAATGACGATTGGACGTTCTGCCGCCAATACGGCGCGTGGGCAATTCACATTTGACGGAACCCTAAATGGAGCGACTTCAGGGACCGGCGATGCGGCGGCAGCTTTTATTGCTGGCACTCCAACCGGTTACACCTCTCCGTTCTTCCAGGTAAAGGGTTCGATCGGCCAGTGGCGTGATGGCTTCTTCATTCAGGACACCTGGCAGGTGACCCAGAATTTCACTCTGCAGTATGGTCTGCGCTACGAGCTGCCTCAGGTCGCTTACAGTTTGAATGGCGTCGGTCGCATCATGGACGCCGGTCTCACCACACTGTATCCGGCTATCGGCGGTACAACGCCTCTAAATGCCCAGAAGTATCCTGGCTTCAAGTTCAGCGGGCCTTCTCACGACAACATTAGTCCGCGTGTTGGTTTTTCCTACCGTGCAACGGATAAAATTGTGATTCGCGGAGGTGGTGGAATCTACTACAACGCGAACCAGCTCAACTCTTATACCTTGTCCTCGACGAACTACCCCTACTCGGCAGTGGTCACCCCCTCTGCTGGCTTCGGCACTACACCGGCATTCACACTCGCCAATCCGAATGTACCCGCGCCGGTAGCGTGGCCCGGTCCAGCGAATAGTCCATACGCGAACTTCGCTGTCGATCAGAATCTGCCCACTGCTCGGATGTATCAGTGGAACATCGATATTGGTAATGAGATATGGCATAACGGCGGCTTCGAGTTGCAGTATCTGGGGTCGCGTACGATCCACCTGGACCAGAGCTACTATCCGAACCAGCCAGCTCCTTCGCCGATTGCGTTCTCGCAGTCTCGCCGTCCCAATCCGGCGATTGGTCAGATTCGTCTGATTCATAACGATGGATTCGCAACGTATAACGGCCTCACTGCCATTCTGCGACAACGGTTGACCCGCGGTATCAGTGCAAACCTTAGCTATACCTGGTCGCATTCCATGGATACATCGGACAGCTCCAACGACGGCGGTTCTGCGATGTGGCAGGGACATTTGAAGCTTGACTACGGTAACTCGGCTTACGACATTCGCAATCGCTTTGTTGGTACTGTTACCTACGAGCTGCCGAAGTTTGAGGGGCGCAATATATTCATTCGTCAGGCTATTGGTGGATGGCAGGCGAATGCGATCGTCGACCTCCGCAGCGGTACTCCTCTCAACATTACGATTAACTCGAATCTGGCGAATGTCGGAGGTGTAGGAGGATCTCAACGTCCGAACTACGTTCACGAAAGCCACGTAACCTGCAGCCGCGGAACAGTGACTGGGCCTGGTGGATCCCAGAGAAACAGCTGCATAGATGCAACTGCTTACGCGAATCCAACCGCAGGAACCTTCGGCAACCTGCACCGTGACGCGATCAACGCACCGGGTGTAGCTAACACCAATTTTTCACTCTTCAAGAACTTTCCGATCTGGGAGACAGTCGCCTTCCAGCTTCGCGGAGAGGCCTTCAACGTCTTCAATCATCCCAACCCCGGCAGCCCGAACACCACCTTCGGTGGTCCGAGTTTCGGATTCATCACGGGAGCCAACACCAACTTTGGTTCACGTGTGATGCAGATTGCAGGAAAGATCAACTTCTAA
- a CDS encoding RraA family protein has product MKYSSLVSVFQSRLLRISAAAAIVCGSLFTANLIVHADAPKTAADYQADPASMIDAYRRVEAASVSDAMEQLLHQKRYMSHRMQSIFPTKFAGTALTVKLVKQENHDPDALSGMLKAIDSGGAGSVYVMQVEDGADIAGMGGLMGTAMFNRGFAGAVVDGGVRDLPQLKKIGFPVYSTGPVPSTSVSHYKFGGMNIPVDCDGVRVNPNDIIVADQDGVVVVPRDRAAEILVLAQKLDNSEHSMYPFIEKFHSIEEAVKQFGRI; this is encoded by the coding sequence TTGAAGTATTCTTCTCTGGTTTCAGTTTTTCAGTCCCGCCTTCTTCGCATTTCAGCAGCAGCAGCCATCGTTTGCGGATCGCTCTTTACCGCAAATCTCATTGTTCATGCCGATGCGCCGAAGACGGCAGCTGATTATCAGGCTGATCCAGCTTCCATGATCGATGCATATCGTCGTGTCGAGGCCGCATCCGTCTCCGACGCCATGGAGCAGCTGCTGCATCAGAAGCGCTACATGTCGCATCGCATGCAGTCCATTTTTCCAACCAAGTTTGCGGGAACGGCGCTTACGGTCAAGCTGGTTAAGCAGGAAAACCATGACCCCGACGCATTGAGCGGCATGCTGAAAGCGATCGACTCAGGCGGTGCTGGCTCTGTCTATGTCATGCAGGTTGAGGATGGAGCAGACATCGCCGGCATGGGTGGGCTGATGGGCACGGCGATGTTCAATCGAGGATTCGCCGGAGCGGTTGTCGATGGCGGTGTCCGTGATCTTCCCCAGTTGAAAAAGATTGGTTTCCCGGTGTACTCGACGGGACCCGTGCCTTCGACCTCGGTCAGCCACTACAAGTTTGGCGGCATGAATATTCCGGTCGACTGCGATGGGGTTCGCGTCAATCCGAATGACATTATTGTCGCGGATCAGGACGGTGTAGTGGTTGTGCCGCGTGATCGTGCGGCTGAGATTCTGGTGCTTGCGCAGAAGCTCGATAACAGCGAGCACTCGATGTACCCATTCATTGAAAAGTTCCACTCCATTGAAGAAGCTGTAAAGCAGTTCGGCAGAATCTAG
- a CDS encoding selenocysteine synthase: MSSENRALFSRRSFLRWSQSAMAMFGAAPFLSKTAEAAAPASSVTDYYDKLGVAKIINAAGTYTTLTAACMPPQVRRAVELAAQHPVQLHDLQVKSGEYLAKKLRCEGALVTSGASGAITLATAACITYANNSKPGALPQDAGNLKNEVIVQKSHRYSYDHAMMLSGAVIREVVTLDDYKRAFNEKTVMTNFFNAAEEEDGPVAQIGREQWLEIAHQHNVPCHMDAAADMPPIENLWKYTGMGFDLVCFSGGKGIRGPQNAGLLLGKKHLTDLALRNTNPNGDAVGRGMKVAKEQIVGMVAAVDWLLEQSDESNEREYNRRCKVISDAVKNIPTMQSSVVIPKIANHVPHLLLKFDPAKVGVTVAQVQERLRAQNPPIELNPNTGHKPNQGIPSDANTLVIGVWMLQPGEDEIVGRRLRAALTQKA; encoded by the coding sequence ATGTCCAGCGAGAATCGCGCTCTCTTTAGCCGCCGCAGCTTCCTGCGGTGGTCGCAGTCGGCCATGGCCATGTTTGGCGCCGCGCCGTTCCTTAGTAAGACAGCGGAAGCAGCCGCGCCAGCATCTTCGGTTACGGACTATTACGACAAGCTCGGTGTTGCGAAAATCATCAACGCTGCTGGAACCTACACGACACTGACGGCGGCGTGCATGCCTCCGCAGGTGCGTCGCGCAGTCGAACTTGCCGCGCAGCATCCAGTGCAGCTTCACGATCTGCAGGTTAAGTCCGGCGAGTATCTGGCCAAGAAGCTTCGTTGCGAGGGGGCGCTTGTTACCTCGGGCGCTTCGGGAGCCATTACGCTTGCCACGGCTGCCTGCATTACCTACGCGAATAACAGCAAGCCAGGCGCTCTGCCGCAGGATGCCGGCAACCTGAAGAACGAGGTCATCGTCCAGAAGTCGCATCGTTACAGCTATGACCACGCGATGATGCTGAGCGGAGCCGTAATTCGCGAGGTAGTGACACTCGACGATTACAAGCGTGCTTTTAATGAGAAGACGGTGATGACCAACTTCTTCAATGCGGCAGAGGAAGAGGATGGTCCAGTTGCGCAGATTGGCCGTGAGCAGTGGCTCGAGATTGCGCATCAGCATAATGTTCCATGCCACATGGACGCTGCTGCAGACATGCCGCCGATTGAAAATCTGTGGAAGTACACGGGGATGGGATTCGACCTAGTCTGTTTCTCGGGCGGCAAGGGAATTCGCGGTCCGCAGAACGCAGGTCTGCTGCTGGGTAAGAAGCATCTCACGGACCTCGCACTGCGTAATACCAATCCGAATGGCGATGCGGTTGGCCGTGGTATGAAAGTAGCGAAAGAGCAGATCGTCGGCATGGTCGCCGCGGTTGACTGGCTTCTGGAGCAGTCGGATGAGTCAAACGAGCGCGAGTACAACAGGCGCTGTAAGGTGATCTCGGATGCAGTCAAAAACATACCGACGATGCAATCCAGCGTTGTTATTCCGAAGATTGCCAATCATGTTCCACATCTTCTGTTGAAGTTTGATCCTGCTAAGGTTGGCGTTACTGTTGCTCAGGTGCAGGAGCGGCTGCGCGCACAGAACCCACCCATTGAACTCAATCCCAACACGGGCCATAAGCCGAATCAGGGCATTCCATCGGATGCTAATACGCTGGTCATCGGCGTGTGGATGTTGCAGCCGGGCGAAGACGAGATCGTTGGTCGTCGTCTACGTGCGGCCCTCACCCAAAAGGCATAA
- a CDS encoding RidA family protein yields the protein MEKQSRRGLLKSAAKAAVAVTGGAALAQTANAQVSGKLEKKSIPPKTQADKVPTTPGKKPLFSSIVTYGNMVFLAGIGAHFKGTVEEHTKHVLEELEKNLIKAGSSLEKVLKVNVYLNDLKDYQAMNSVYAQANWGDTPPVRTTIAAAGGIPGDSLVEIDCIAYM from the coding sequence ATGGAAAAGCAGTCGAGAAGAGGTCTTCTCAAGAGTGCCGCAAAGGCGGCTGTAGCTGTTACCGGCGGCGCAGCGCTGGCCCAGACCGCGAACGCACAGGTGTCCGGCAAGCTTGAAAAGAAGTCGATTCCGCCGAAGACCCAGGCGGATAAGGTCCCCACAACTCCTGGAAAGAAGCCGCTGTTTTCGAGCATCGTGACCTATGGCAACATGGTATTTCTTGCCGGCATTGGAGCACACTTCAAGGGAACAGTCGAAGAGCACACCAAGCACGTGCTCGAGGAGTTGGAGAAGAACCTTATCAAGGCCGGCTCTTCGCTGGAAAAGGTTCTTAAGGTCAACGTTTATCTCAACGACCTCAAGGACTATCAGGCCATGAACTCGGTTTACGCGCAGGCCAACTGGGGCGATACTCCGCCTGTCCGTACGACCATTGCTGCCGCAGGCGGAATCCCTGGCGACTCGCTGGTTGAGATTGACTGCATCGCTTACATGTAA